A section of the Methanosarcina mazei S-6 genome encodes:
- a CDS encoding nucleoside deaminase yields the protein MKDSMSEKDLLLIRRAIELSLESVKRGGGPFGAVIVKNGKIVSESYNQVTLHNDPTAHAEIGAIREAARKLNTFDLSGCSIYVSCEPCPMCLGAIYWARIDKVFFASTRSDAENIGFDDSFIYEEISRPMNERKIDFKQLLREEALEAFRAWEESENKIEY from the coding sequence ATGAAAGATAGCATGTCAGAAAAAGATCTTTTACTCATAAGACGAGCCATTGAACTTTCTCTTGAAAGTGTGAAGAGAGGAGGGGGCCCTTTTGGTGCCGTAATAGTGAAAAACGGAAAAATAGTTTCGGAAAGTTACAATCAGGTCACTTTGCATAACGATCCTACCGCCCATGCAGAAATTGGTGCTATAAGAGAGGCAGCCCGAAAATTGAATACCTTTGACCTGAGCGGGTGCAGCATTTATGTTTCCTGCGAGCCCTGCCCCATGTGCCTTGGTGCCATTTACTGGGCAAGGATAGATAAAGTCTTCTTTGCCAGTACAAGGTCAGATGCTGAAAATATAGGTTTTGACGATTCCTTCATATACGAGGAAATTTCGCGCCCTATGAATGAAAGAAAAATAGATTTCAAACAGCTTCTCAGGGAAGAAGCCCTTGAAGCTTTCAGGGCCTGGGAAGAATCTGAAAATAAAATCGAGTACTGA
- a CDS encoding DUF5661 family protein codes for MLTTKSFTAEEAKTVGEKLGITWDKFDVDQFRRGMDVELEHGTRDPATNVTNDDPIMTGKIALAHLNEFPDYYDRLEEMEEEAEKYWEKAGH; via the coding sequence ATGTTGACAACTAAAAGTTTCACTGCTGAAGAAGCAAAGACCGTTGGGGAAAAACTTGGAATAACCTGGGACAAATTCGATGTTGACCAGTTCCGCAGAGGCATGGACGTGGAGCTGGAACACGGAACCAGAGATCCCGCAACAAATGTCACGAACGATGACCCCATAATGACAGGAAAGATTGCTCTGGCCCATCTCAACGAGTTTCCTGACTATTACGACAGGCTCGAAGAAATGGAAGAAGAAGCTGAGAAATACTGGGAAAAAGCAGGACACTGA
- a CDS encoding tetratricopeptide repeat protein: MSSIKKICLIVCFLSILAFVLSFTSGFLPAAGAAEAQKNLEGEEVPAASTRDEVLSQRPSSVEGLLTKGNDLYSLKEYELSIGCFEKALEIEPNSSMAWYGKGCSLSALEKYEESIACYDMAIETFPVSSESWYKKGDEYLQTKNYIEAINCYEKSLATDNYLSRVWFQKATASEKLGLDQEALTSYDTSIQFGTNSSKALQMQGKAYAQLENYEEAMNCFNRALNVTPEDFELWNQKGIMYDFSGDYESAIECYDQAISLNPDLVEAWYNKGMDLERMEMYQDALTCYEFVLLSEPENLSALQKKGLCLEQLGRNEEALQCYDEILVYSPDNTEAWYSKGSVLNAMGQYDAAIICYDRALNPDAGIEIQEAGDSLLESLKAYDSSLPVYSEVPEFKSPAVKIWYDKGLAFDKLGNYESALECYNKVLETESDHAIIWYQKGLNLDRLNKSAEAVECYDKALKLDSGYAKVWYKKGYDSSKLGKYKDAVKSYDEAIDLDENYTLAWYGKAFALAKIGRYEDSIVCYDRVLEVAPDSAEIWYNKGLLLDELGRYQEASDCYSQALQINSNYSVARFRLNKDIEMLSGNLTSISANNKNTNINPQKAITGGFWSYLLSYKYASPDDNTEISGSIKDLSPEFGYDEAWYGKASTYSKLEMYEDALHSYDMALAINPVRTEAWYEKGSALDKLGRSEEALECYQKALDIDPQSSNAWYGMASTSSDLGRAEEAIAYYDQLLKLNSTDSEALQGKSLALASLGRYDEAVACFNPLLELEPENVEALEGRAFALARSGRPEAALEDYDVIMKLDPTNSKALSEKASLLEELGRYDEAASTYGEILEITPENREIMYRQGKALEAMGDFEAAIACYDKILALDPKNIDAINNKGFALSKMEKYQEALATYDKALEYDPDNPAAWYFKGCANFAISSNNAALECFNKTVQLKPDCITAWYNKGYLANVLGDVNESINSYESALEIDPDSPSALYNKRFSHYRIKEYDEASVCKAKLDSLDPDFEAALQNRGTRIFIPQTYRGNLDYPLPMRWYGGEDNVSLNTSTNMTQVSPELNNTSSEPEEEYEEAYESYTEPDEEGYWYIPEPDEDQNNESPGNEGQKKENDTDNWYVPEPDEI, from the coding sequence ATGAGCTCAATTAAAAAAATCTGCTTAATCGTATGTTTTCTAAGTATTCTGGCTTTTGTTTTATCCTTTACTTCAGGTTTTTTACCTGCAGCAGGAGCAGCTGAAGCCCAGAAGAATCTAGAAGGAGAAGAGGTGCCTGCCGCTTCCACCCGTGATGAAGTACTTTCTCAGCGACCGTCTTCTGTAGAAGGCCTGTTAACTAAAGGTAATGATCTTTATTCCCTTAAAGAATATGAGCTTTCTATAGGATGCTTTGAAAAAGCACTTGAAATTGAACCTAACTCATCAATGGCATGGTATGGGAAAGGCTGTTCCCTATCTGCTCTTGAAAAGTACGAAGAATCAATTGCCTGCTATGACATGGCTATAGAAACCTTCCCGGTTTCTTCCGAAAGCTGGTATAAAAAAGGTGACGAGTACCTCCAGACAAAAAATTATATAGAGGCAATTAACTGTTACGAGAAAAGCCTGGCAACAGACAATTATCTCTCGAGGGTATGGTTCCAGAAAGCAACTGCTTCTGAGAAGCTCGGCCTTGACCAGGAAGCTTTAACCTCTTATGATACTTCGATTCAATTTGGGACTAACTCTTCAAAAGCTTTACAAATGCAGGGTAAAGCATACGCCCAGCTTGAGAACTATGAAGAAGCGATGAATTGTTTTAACAGAGCTCTTAATGTTACTCCTGAAGATTTCGAACTCTGGAATCAGAAAGGAATAATGTACGATTTTTCCGGAGATTATGAATCTGCAATAGAATGTTACGATCAGGCTATTTCTCTTAACCCTGACCTTGTAGAGGCGTGGTATAATAAAGGCATGGACCTTGAAAGGATGGAAATGTATCAGGATGCCCTGACCTGCTACGAATTTGTCCTCCTTTCAGAGCCTGAAAATCTCAGTGCCCTTCAGAAAAAAGGGCTCTGTCTTGAGCAGCTTGGCAGAAATGAAGAGGCTCTGCAGTGCTATGATGAGATCCTTGTTTACAGTCCTGATAATACAGAAGCATGGTACAGCAAGGGTTCCGTACTTAATGCAATGGGGCAGTATGATGCTGCAATAATCTGCTATGATAGGGCTCTTAATCCTGATGCGGGAATTGAAATCCAGGAAGCTGGGGACAGCCTCCTCGAAAGTCTCAAAGCTTATGACTCTTCATTACCTGTTTATTCTGAAGTCCCCGAGTTTAAATCTCCTGCAGTCAAAATCTGGTACGATAAAGGCCTGGCTTTTGACAAGCTTGGAAACTACGAATCTGCCCTTGAGTGTTATAATAAGGTTCTTGAGACAGAATCCGATCATGCAATTATCTGGTATCAGAAGGGACTGAACCTTGACAGGCTTAACAAGTCTGCAGAAGCAGTTGAATGCTATGATAAAGCCCTTAAACTGGATTCCGGATATGCTAAAGTCTGGTATAAAAAAGGATATGATTCTTCAAAGCTTGGGAAATACAAAGATGCCGTAAAAAGCTATGATGAAGCTATTGACCTTGATGAGAATTACACACTTGCATGGTACGGCAAGGCTTTTGCTCTGGCAAAGATAGGAAGATACGAAGACTCCATTGTTTGCTATGATAGGGTTCTTGAAGTCGCACCTGATAGTGCGGAAATATGGTACAATAAAGGTCTTCTTCTTGATGAGCTCGGAAGATATCAGGAAGCTTCAGACTGTTACAGCCAGGCTCTCCAGATAAACTCCAATTATTCCGTTGCTCGTTTCAGATTGAATAAGGATATAGAAATGCTGTCCGGGAACTTGACTTCCATATCGGCTAACAATAAAAATACAAATATCAATCCTCAGAAGGCAATTACAGGAGGCTTCTGGTCTTACCTTTTAAGCTATAAATATGCAAGCCCTGATGATAACACGGAGATTTCAGGGAGCATTAAAGACCTGAGCCCGGAATTCGGTTACGATGAAGCATGGTATGGCAAAGCTTCAACATACAGCAAGCTTGAGATGTATGAAGATGCGCTTCATTCTTATGATATGGCTCTTGCAATCAATCCAGTACGTACTGAGGCATGGTATGAGAAAGGCTCTGCCCTTGACAAACTGGGAAGAAGTGAGGAAGCTCTTGAGTGTTACCAGAAAGCCCTGGATATTGATCCTCAGTCGAGTAATGCCTGGTATGGGATGGCTTCCACATCGAGTGATCTTGGGAGGGCTGAAGAAGCAATTGCTTACTATGACCAGTTGCTCAAGCTCAATTCAACTGACTCGGAAGCTCTCCAGGGGAAATCTCTTGCTCTTGCAAGCCTTGGAAGATATGATGAAGCAGTTGCATGCTTCAATCCTCTCCTGGAACTTGAGCCTGAGAACGTGGAGGCTCTGGAAGGACGAGCTTTTGCTCTGGCAAGGTCCGGAAGACCGGAAGCCGCGCTGGAAGACTATGATGTTATTATGAAGCTTGACCCCACCAACTCTAAGGCGCTGTCTGAGAAAGCTTCTCTGCTTGAAGAGCTTGGCAGATATGACGAAGCTGCTTCAACATATGGAGAGATTCTTGAAATTACGCCTGAGAATAGAGAAATAATGTACAGGCAGGGTAAAGCTCTGGAAGCGATGGGAGATTTCGAGGCTGCAATTGCCTGCTATGATAAGATCCTTGCCCTTGACCCAAAAAATATTGATGCTATTAATAACAAGGGCTTTGCTCTCTCTAAAATGGAGAAATATCAGGAAGCGCTTGCAACCTATGATAAAGCTCTTGAATATGATCCGGATAATCCGGCGGCCTGGTATTTCAAAGGGTGCGCCAATTTCGCAATAAGCAGTAATAATGCTGCCCTTGAATGCTTTAACAAAACAGTGCAATTAAAGCCAGACTGCATAACTGCATGGTATAATAAAGGATATCTGGCTAATGTATTGGGAGACGTTAACGAGTCAATAAACTCCTATGAAAGTGCCCTTGAAATTGATCCAGATTCACCTTCTGCACTTTACAATAAGCGCTTTTCCCACTACCGCATAAAGGAATACGATGAAGCTTCGGTATGTAAAGCAAAACTTGATTCGCTGGATCCTGACTTTGAGGCGGCTCTGCAAAATAGGGGAACCCGCATCTTCATTCCGCAAACCTATAGAGGTAACCTTGATTATCCGTTGCCTATGAGATGGTACGGCGGTGAGGATAACGTTTCTCTAAATACCAGCACAAACATGACTCAGGTTTCTCCGGAATTAAACAATACTTCCTCTGAACCTGAAGAGGAATATGAAGAAGCTTATGAAAGCTATACTGAGCCCGATGAAGAAGGGTACTGGTATATTCCTGAGCCTGACGAAGATCAGAATAACGAGAGTCCTGGAAATGAGGGCCAGAAAAAAGAAAATGATACTGATAACTGGTATGTCCCTGAACCTGATGAGATTTAA